A stretch of Mastacembelus armatus chromosome 1, fMasArm1.2, whole genome shotgun sequence DNA encodes these proteins:
- the LOC113128528 gene encoding GRB2-related adapter protein-like isoform X1, with amino-acid sequence MEAVALFSFTASEAAELSFQKGGIIKVTEMEDDSCWFTAEINGKRGYVPENHVSLLPHPWFAGRVSRHEAEQRLRWQDTGVFLVRESESAPGEFSLSVSYGDRVEHFRVLEGGGQYCIWDKSFRSLNRLVDFYRTHSIAVEQVVCLKDAPSSPSLVSYLGFNPYPNPYKISSQESLPPARPYSHPSHLESVSSTRLLEPNVRKPRLAQALCDYTPPHTAHLHFLRGDIIDVLDCSSSLTWRGRCRGRVGIFPPEYVQPLYH; translated from the exons ATGGAGGCGGTTgcacttttctctttcacagcATCAGAAGCAGCCGAGCTCAGTTTCCAGAAAGGTGGCATTATCAag GTGACAGAAATGGAGGATGATTCTTGTTGGTTCACAGCAGAGATCAATGGGAAGCGTGGCTACGTGCCTGAAAACCATGTTTCCCTCCTTCCTCATCC GTGGTTTGCAGGACGAGTATCGAGACATGAGGCTGAACAGCGTCTTCGCTGGCAGGACACTGGAGTATTCCTGGTTAGAGAGAGTGAATCAGCTCCTGGAGAGTTTTCGCTCTCTGTTAG CTATGGGGACAGGGTGGAACATTTCCGAGTCCTGGAGGGGGGCGGTCAGTACTGCATCTGGGACAAATCGTTTCGCTCCCTCAACCGATTGGTGGATTTCTACAGGACTCACAGTATCGCTGTGGAGCAAGTGGTCTGCCTTAAAGATGCTCCCTCATCCCCTTCCCTGGTGTCCTACCTTGGATTCAACCCCTATCCCAACCCTTATAAAATCAGCTCTCAGGAGTCCCTCCCACCAGCCCGCCCCTACTCCCACCCCTCTCACCTGGAGAGCGTATCCTCCACACGTCTGCTGGAACCAAATGTGCGG AAACCTCGTCTGGCTCAGGCCCTCTGTGACTACACCCCCCCTCACACTGCCCACCTCCACTTCCTGCGTGGCGACATCATTGACGTCCTGGACTGCTCTAGTTCACTGACCTGGAGAGGGCGCTGTCGAGGCCGAGTGGGCATCTTCCCCCCAGAATATGTTCAGCCGTTGTACCACTGA
- the brat1 gene encoding integrator complex assembly factor BRAT1 isoform X1, with translation MDRECVSLLPRVCEVLADSRRSLPDDTSLEKLLDWFTELTKSVKGASLLETCPCLLEFISTVVYNTASDPGVLSFTLKLTGLMGATEKGFTMLQECSVLDLAFNVQHWQKAALWGDPCIRIGWIHGLQSMLQHPKALTFFVQSDFIEPLLQLQTDASLFVASAANQTLAHILVFFQLPLFTGCNSTSKKDEDDKRACACTTDLQHPAVTVETSPEYDAVVMAISEYLRESLVPKENTELHQSLQLLKLLALLLAQARPPLRDTLLRTVTASLEELVTTGYSPLTLPLMDVILAAYSSSSTDKSDTHITHLLSSMLNANKPADLIHAAAAVLRRGQHDTVHTSWAVRILLLPLDIITGHTLLGINTAADEHRFSVVEHLKSKTSCISMICVSLTNTPQITLMSAGCLPCPPVLIATAVLLLLRVCNGHIPSSSTGCTEVFRNVIGSGKVQKCALEALATLNSSPGAKEKMSEVFTVLIEYLDNPLSDPTVIHKSFQALIKWMCVCKDLSSITDQLKQDLVAVVKKRVCDMRWEVRDSTVEFLGKVADALKSPEECDMPEDLLGGCSCTTPLLKEALQDPESYVRASAISALAQTLAHSWQQGAVLTQEQTEIVSQLLEILSQDTEGFARRAVIQFFIAWFLSRSSHSLSSTSTSYSLLINSVRSVLSLGSADLDWEVKVHTLELVELLLDEAFSGHQRYNKDSDSHPASLHPYAVVSDQAYTLHSHPGTHTEGVESDLAGALNSLVELGVISVLLSGLVDCDRPVGLKACRLLIKLRETVCPLSLEALDASATMATVTRVSCEIPGRGWGQEIKKILGMKKSDWNNQVVVTAQRSFNGADGVESEGDGVCVGVCEVLRSLGLDERLNVLTQSSDHVHNSPFSLLQDILISSAKNTHPGTQPGQEVIVDCY, from the exons atggacagagagTGTGTGTCGCTGCTGCCCCGGGTCTGTGAGGTCCTGGCGGACTCACGGAGGTCTCTGCCCGATGACACCAGCCTGGAGAAACTGCTGGACTGGTTCACAGAGCTCACTAAGTCTG TTAAAGGAGCCTCTCTGCTGGAGACCTGCCCATGTCTGCTTGAATTCATATCCACTGTGGTTTACAACACAGCTTCAGACCCCGGTGtcctctccttcactctcaAACTCACTGGCTTAATGGGCGCTACTGAGAAAGGCTTCACAATGCTCCAG GAGTGCTCCGTTCTGGACCTGGCCTTTAACGTTCAGCACTGGCAAAAAGCTGCGCTCTGGGGTGATCCCTGTATACGGATTGGCTGGATCCATGGCTTACAGAGCATGTTGCAACATCCAAAGGCTCTCACTTTCTTTGTGCAGTCAG ATTTCATTGAGCCGTTGCTACAACTCCAAACAGACGCAAGTCTCTTTGTTGCCTCAGCTGCTAATCAAACGCTCGCCCACATCCTGGTCTTCTTTCAGCTGCCCTTGTTTACAGGATGTAACAGCACCAGTAAGAAAGATGAGGATGACAAGAGGGCATGTGCCTGCACCACAGACTTACAACACCCAGCTGTCACCGTGGAGACCAGTCCAGAATATGATGCTGTTGTCATGGCGATCTCAGAGTACCTTAGGGAGTCACTGGTtcctaaagaaaacacagagttGCATCAGAGTCTGCAGCTCCTCAAACTGCTGGCCCTGCTCCTTGCCCAGGCCAGGCCTCCTCTCAGGGACACACTTCTCCGCACAGTCACAGCCTCTCTGGAGGAACTGGTGACAACAGGCTACAGTCCACTCACACTGCCTCTGATGGATGTCATTCTGGCTGCATACAG CAGCTCCAGCACAGAtaaatcagacacacacatcacccaTCTTCTGTCGTCCATGTTGAACGCCAACAAACCCGCTGACCTTATTCATGCTGCAGCTGCCGTTCTCCGCAGGGGCCAACA TGACACTGTGCACACGTCCTGGGCTGTGAGAATACTACTGCTGCCCCTCGACATAATAACTGGTCACACTCTATTGGGGATTAATACTGCAG CAGATGAGCATCGCTTTTCAGTGGTAGAACATCTGAAGAGTAAAACATCCTGCATCTCTATGATCTGTGTCTCTCtgacaaacacaccacagatcACACTCATG TCTGCTGGCTGCCTCCCCTGCCCTCCAGTTTTAATTGCAACTGCAGTTCTGTTATTGTTACGTGTCTGCAATGGCCACATTCCCTCCTCATCCACTGGCTGTACTGAGGTTTTCAGGAATGTAATCGGCAGTGGCAAAGTTCAGAAATGTGCTCTAGAGGCTTTGGCAACTCTCAACAGCAGCCCAG gaGCAAAGGAAAAGATGAGTGAGGTGTTCACAGTTCTGATCGAATATCTGGACAATCCTCTTTCTGACCCCACT gTAATACACAAGTCCTTCCAGGCCTTAATaaaatggatgtgtgtgtgcaaagacCTCTCATCTATAACAGACCAGCTCAAACAAG ATCTTGTTGCGGTAGTGAAGAAACGTGTATGTGACATGCGCTGGGAGGTGAGAGACTCAACTGTAGAGTTTCTGGGAAAAGTGGCAGATGCCCTGAAATCACCTGAAGAGTGTGACATGCCTGAGGATCTGCTAGGCGGATGCTCCTGTACCACTCCTCTCCTGAAGGAGGCGCTGCAGGATCCAGAGAGTTACGTGAGAGCCAGTGCCATCTCTGCACTGGCACAGACACTTGCACACAGCTGGCAGCAGGGGGCAGTACTCACCCAGGAACAG ACTGAAATAGTGAGCCAGCTGCTTGAAATTCTCTCCCAGGACACAGAGGGATTCGCCAGGAGGGCAGTTATACAATTCTTCATCGCCTGGTTCTTGTCACgatcctctcactctctttcatCAACATCTACCTCCTACTCTCTCCTGATAAACTCTGTGcgctctgtcctctctctcgGCAGCGCTGATCTGGACTGGGAGGTCAAAGTTCACACGCTGGAGCTGGTTGAGCTGCTTCTGGATGAAGCTTTTTCAGGTCACCAGCGTTACAACAAGGACTCAGATTCACATCCTGCCTCACTACACCCCTACGCTGTTGTCTCTGACCAGGCCTACACACTTCATTCACACcctgggacacacacagagggtgTGGAGTCAGACTTGGCCGGTGCATTGAACAGTCTGGTCGAGCTGGGAGTCATCTCAGTGTTGTTGAGTGGCCTGGTTGACTGTGATAGACCTGTGGGTTTAAAGGCCTGTCGACTGCTGATAAAACTGAGAGAGACTGTCTGTCCTCTGTCGCTAGAGGCTCTAGATGCATCTGCTACCATGGCAACAGTAACCAGGGTATCCTGTGAAATTCCTGGACGGGGCTGGGGCCAGGAGATCAAAAAGATACTCGGGATGAAGAAGAGTGACTGGAATAACCAGGTGGTCGTGACTGCTCAGAGAAGTTTCAACGGAGCAGACGGGGTTGAGTCTGAAGGCGATGGcgtgtgtgtcggtgtgtgtgagGTGTTGAGGTCTCTGGGTTTAGATGAGAGGCTGAATGTCCTGACTCAAAGCAGTGACCATGTCCATAACTCCccattttctctgctgcaggacATACTGATTTCAAGTGCCAAAAACACTCATCCAGGCACACAACCAGGACAAGAAGTCATAGTGGACTgttactga
- the LOC113128528 gene encoding GRB2-related adapter protein-like isoform X2 — protein MEAVALFSFTASEAAELSFQKGGIIKVTEMEDDSCWFTAEINGKRGYVPENHVSLLPHPWFAGRVSRHEAEQRLRWQDTGVFLVRESESAPGEFSLSVSYGDRVEHFRVLEGGGQYCIWDKSFRSLNRLVDFYRTHSIAVEQVVCLKDAPSSPSLKPRLAQALCDYTPPHTAHLHFLRGDIIDVLDCSSSLTWRGRCRGRVGIFPPEYVQPLYH, from the exons ATGGAGGCGGTTgcacttttctctttcacagcATCAGAAGCAGCCGAGCTCAGTTTCCAGAAAGGTGGCATTATCAag GTGACAGAAATGGAGGATGATTCTTGTTGGTTCACAGCAGAGATCAATGGGAAGCGTGGCTACGTGCCTGAAAACCATGTTTCCCTCCTTCCTCATCC GTGGTTTGCAGGACGAGTATCGAGACATGAGGCTGAACAGCGTCTTCGCTGGCAGGACACTGGAGTATTCCTGGTTAGAGAGAGTGAATCAGCTCCTGGAGAGTTTTCGCTCTCTGTTAG CTATGGGGACAGGGTGGAACATTTCCGAGTCCTGGAGGGGGGCGGTCAGTACTGCATCTGGGACAAATCGTTTCGCTCCCTCAACCGATTGGTGGATTTCTACAGGACTCACAGTATCGCTGTGGAGCAAGTGGTCTGCCTTAAAGATGCTCCCTCATCCCCTTCCCTG AAACCTCGTCTGGCTCAGGCCCTCTGTGACTACACCCCCCCTCACACTGCCCACCTCCACTTCCTGCGTGGCGACATCATTGACGTCCTGGACTGCTCTAGTTCACTGACCTGGAGAGGGCGCTGTCGAGGCCGAGTGGGCATCTTCCCCCCAGAATATGTTCAGCCGTTGTACCACTGA
- the brat1 gene encoding integrator complex assembly factor BRAT1 isoform X3, translating into MDRECVSLLPRVCEVLADSRRSLPDDTSLEKLLDWFTELTKSVKGASLLETCPCLLEFISTVVYNTASDPGVLSFTLKLTGLMGATEKGFTMLQECSVLDLAFNVQHWQKAALWGDPCIRIGWIHGLQSMLQHPKALTFFVQSDFIEPLLQLQTDASLFVASAANQTLAHILVFFQLPLFTGCNSTSKKDEDDKRACACTTDLQHPAVTVETSPEYDAVVMAISEYLRESLVPKENTELHQSLQLLKLLALLLAQARPPLRDTLLRTVTASLEELVTTGYSPLTLPLMDVILAAYSSSSTDKSDTHITHLLSSMLNANKPADLIHAAAAVLRRGQHDTVHTSWAVRILLLPLDIITGHTLLGINTADEHRFSVVEHLKSKTSCISMICVSLTNTPQITLMSAGCLPCPPVLIATAVLLLLRVCNGHIPSSSTGCTEVFRNVIGSGKVQKCALEALATLNSSPGAKEKMSEVFTVLIEYLDNPLSDPTVIHKSFQALIKWMCVCKDLSSITDQLKQDLVAVVKKRVCDMRWEVRDSTVEFLGKVADALKSPEECDMPEDLLGGCSCTTPLLKEALQDPESYVRASAISALAQTLAHSWQQGAVLTQEQTEIVSQLLEILSQDTEGFARRAVIQFFIAWFLSRSSHSLSSTSTSYSLLINSVRSVLSLGSADLDWEVKVHTLELVELLLDEAFSGHQRYNKDSDSHPASLHPYAVVSDQAYTLHSHPGTHTEGVESDLAGALNSLVELGVISVLLSGLVDCDRPVGLKACRLLIKLRETVCPLSLEALDASATMATVTRVSCEIPGRGWGQEIKKILGMKKSDWNNQVVVTAQRSFNGADGVESEGDGVCVGVCEVLRSLGLDERLNVLTQSSDHVHNSPFSLLQDILISSAKNTHPGTQPGQEVIVDCY; encoded by the exons atggacagagagTGTGTGTCGCTGCTGCCCCGGGTCTGTGAGGTCCTGGCGGACTCACGGAGGTCTCTGCCCGATGACACCAGCCTGGAGAAACTGCTGGACTGGTTCACAGAGCTCACTAAGTCTG TTAAAGGAGCCTCTCTGCTGGAGACCTGCCCATGTCTGCTTGAATTCATATCCACTGTGGTTTACAACACAGCTTCAGACCCCGGTGtcctctccttcactctcaAACTCACTGGCTTAATGGGCGCTACTGAGAAAGGCTTCACAATGCTCCAG GAGTGCTCCGTTCTGGACCTGGCCTTTAACGTTCAGCACTGGCAAAAAGCTGCGCTCTGGGGTGATCCCTGTATACGGATTGGCTGGATCCATGGCTTACAGAGCATGTTGCAACATCCAAAGGCTCTCACTTTCTTTGTGCAGTCAG ATTTCATTGAGCCGTTGCTACAACTCCAAACAGACGCAAGTCTCTTTGTTGCCTCAGCTGCTAATCAAACGCTCGCCCACATCCTGGTCTTCTTTCAGCTGCCCTTGTTTACAGGATGTAACAGCACCAGTAAGAAAGATGAGGATGACAAGAGGGCATGTGCCTGCACCACAGACTTACAACACCCAGCTGTCACCGTGGAGACCAGTCCAGAATATGATGCTGTTGTCATGGCGATCTCAGAGTACCTTAGGGAGTCACTGGTtcctaaagaaaacacagagttGCATCAGAGTCTGCAGCTCCTCAAACTGCTGGCCCTGCTCCTTGCCCAGGCCAGGCCTCCTCTCAGGGACACACTTCTCCGCACAGTCACAGCCTCTCTGGAGGAACTGGTGACAACAGGCTACAGTCCACTCACACTGCCTCTGATGGATGTCATTCTGGCTGCATACAG CAGCTCCAGCACAGAtaaatcagacacacacatcacccaTCTTCTGTCGTCCATGTTGAACGCCAACAAACCCGCTGACCTTATTCATGCTGCAGCTGCCGTTCTCCGCAGGGGCCAACA TGACACTGTGCACACGTCCTGGGCTGTGAGAATACTACTGCTGCCCCTCGACATAATAACTGGTCACACTCTATTGGGGATTAATACTGCAG ATGAGCATCGCTTTTCAGTGGTAGAACATCTGAAGAGTAAAACATCCTGCATCTCTATGATCTGTGTCTCTCtgacaaacacaccacagatcACACTCATG TCTGCTGGCTGCCTCCCCTGCCCTCCAGTTTTAATTGCAACTGCAGTTCTGTTATTGTTACGTGTCTGCAATGGCCACATTCCCTCCTCATCCACTGGCTGTACTGAGGTTTTCAGGAATGTAATCGGCAGTGGCAAAGTTCAGAAATGTGCTCTAGAGGCTTTGGCAACTCTCAACAGCAGCCCAG gaGCAAAGGAAAAGATGAGTGAGGTGTTCACAGTTCTGATCGAATATCTGGACAATCCTCTTTCTGACCCCACT gTAATACACAAGTCCTTCCAGGCCTTAATaaaatggatgtgtgtgtgcaaagacCTCTCATCTATAACAGACCAGCTCAAACAAG ATCTTGTTGCGGTAGTGAAGAAACGTGTATGTGACATGCGCTGGGAGGTGAGAGACTCAACTGTAGAGTTTCTGGGAAAAGTGGCAGATGCCCTGAAATCACCTGAAGAGTGTGACATGCCTGAGGATCTGCTAGGCGGATGCTCCTGTACCACTCCTCTCCTGAAGGAGGCGCTGCAGGATCCAGAGAGTTACGTGAGAGCCAGTGCCATCTCTGCACTGGCACAGACACTTGCACACAGCTGGCAGCAGGGGGCAGTACTCACCCAGGAACAG ACTGAAATAGTGAGCCAGCTGCTTGAAATTCTCTCCCAGGACACAGAGGGATTCGCCAGGAGGGCAGTTATACAATTCTTCATCGCCTGGTTCTTGTCACgatcctctcactctctttcatCAACATCTACCTCCTACTCTCTCCTGATAAACTCTGTGcgctctgtcctctctctcgGCAGCGCTGATCTGGACTGGGAGGTCAAAGTTCACACGCTGGAGCTGGTTGAGCTGCTTCTGGATGAAGCTTTTTCAGGTCACCAGCGTTACAACAAGGACTCAGATTCACATCCTGCCTCACTACACCCCTACGCTGTTGTCTCTGACCAGGCCTACACACTTCATTCACACcctgggacacacacagagggtgTGGAGTCAGACTTGGCCGGTGCATTGAACAGTCTGGTCGAGCTGGGAGTCATCTCAGTGTTGTTGAGTGGCCTGGTTGACTGTGATAGACCTGTGGGTTTAAAGGCCTGTCGACTGCTGATAAAACTGAGAGAGACTGTCTGTCCTCTGTCGCTAGAGGCTCTAGATGCATCTGCTACCATGGCAACAGTAACCAGGGTATCCTGTGAAATTCCTGGACGGGGCTGGGGCCAGGAGATCAAAAAGATACTCGGGATGAAGAAGAGTGACTGGAATAACCAGGTGGTCGTGACTGCTCAGAGAAGTTTCAACGGAGCAGACGGGGTTGAGTCTGAAGGCGATGGcgtgtgtgtcggtgtgtgtgagGTGTTGAGGTCTCTGGGTTTAGATGAGAGGCTGAATGTCCTGACTCAAAGCAGTGACCATGTCCATAACTCCccattttctctgctgcaggacATACTGATTTCAAGTGCCAAAAACACTCATCCAGGCACACAACCAGGACAAGAAGTCATAGTGGACTgttactga
- the brat1 gene encoding integrator complex assembly factor BRAT1 isoform X2 has protein sequence MDRECVSLLPRVCEVLADSRRSLPDDTSLEKLLDWFTELTKSVKGASLLETCPCLLEFISTVVYNTASDPGVLSFTLKLTGLMGATEKGFTMLQECSVLDLAFNVQHWQKAALWGDPCIRIGWIHGLQSMLQHPKALTFFVQSDFIEPLLQLQTDASLFVASAANQTLAHILVFFQLPLFTGCNSTSKKDEDDKRACACTTDLQHPAVTVETSPEYDAVVMAISEYLRESLVPKENTELHQSLQLLKLLALLLAQARPPLRDTLLRTVTASLEELVTTGYSPLTLPLMDVILAAYSSSTDKSDTHITHLLSSMLNANKPADLIHAAAAVLRRGQHDTVHTSWAVRILLLPLDIITGHTLLGINTAADEHRFSVVEHLKSKTSCISMICVSLTNTPQITLMSAGCLPCPPVLIATAVLLLLRVCNGHIPSSSTGCTEVFRNVIGSGKVQKCALEALATLNSSPGAKEKMSEVFTVLIEYLDNPLSDPTVIHKSFQALIKWMCVCKDLSSITDQLKQDLVAVVKKRVCDMRWEVRDSTVEFLGKVADALKSPEECDMPEDLLGGCSCTTPLLKEALQDPESYVRASAISALAQTLAHSWQQGAVLTQEQTEIVSQLLEILSQDTEGFARRAVIQFFIAWFLSRSSHSLSSTSTSYSLLINSVRSVLSLGSADLDWEVKVHTLELVELLLDEAFSGHQRYNKDSDSHPASLHPYAVVSDQAYTLHSHPGTHTEGVESDLAGALNSLVELGVISVLLSGLVDCDRPVGLKACRLLIKLRETVCPLSLEALDASATMATVTRVSCEIPGRGWGQEIKKILGMKKSDWNNQVVVTAQRSFNGADGVESEGDGVCVGVCEVLRSLGLDERLNVLTQSSDHVHNSPFSLLQDILISSAKNTHPGTQPGQEVIVDCY, from the exons atggacagagagTGTGTGTCGCTGCTGCCCCGGGTCTGTGAGGTCCTGGCGGACTCACGGAGGTCTCTGCCCGATGACACCAGCCTGGAGAAACTGCTGGACTGGTTCACAGAGCTCACTAAGTCTG TTAAAGGAGCCTCTCTGCTGGAGACCTGCCCATGTCTGCTTGAATTCATATCCACTGTGGTTTACAACACAGCTTCAGACCCCGGTGtcctctccttcactctcaAACTCACTGGCTTAATGGGCGCTACTGAGAAAGGCTTCACAATGCTCCAG GAGTGCTCCGTTCTGGACCTGGCCTTTAACGTTCAGCACTGGCAAAAAGCTGCGCTCTGGGGTGATCCCTGTATACGGATTGGCTGGATCCATGGCTTACAGAGCATGTTGCAACATCCAAAGGCTCTCACTTTCTTTGTGCAGTCAG ATTTCATTGAGCCGTTGCTACAACTCCAAACAGACGCAAGTCTCTTTGTTGCCTCAGCTGCTAATCAAACGCTCGCCCACATCCTGGTCTTCTTTCAGCTGCCCTTGTTTACAGGATGTAACAGCACCAGTAAGAAAGATGAGGATGACAAGAGGGCATGTGCCTGCACCACAGACTTACAACACCCAGCTGTCACCGTGGAGACCAGTCCAGAATATGATGCTGTTGTCATGGCGATCTCAGAGTACCTTAGGGAGTCACTGGTtcctaaagaaaacacagagttGCATCAGAGTCTGCAGCTCCTCAAACTGCTGGCCCTGCTCCTTGCCCAGGCCAGGCCTCCTCTCAGGGACACACTTCTCCGCACAGTCACAGCCTCTCTGGAGGAACTGGTGACAACAGGCTACAGTCCACTCACACTGCCTCTGATGGATGTCATTCTGGCTGCATACAG CTCCAGCACAGAtaaatcagacacacacatcacccaTCTTCTGTCGTCCATGTTGAACGCCAACAAACCCGCTGACCTTATTCATGCTGCAGCTGCCGTTCTCCGCAGGGGCCAACA TGACACTGTGCACACGTCCTGGGCTGTGAGAATACTACTGCTGCCCCTCGACATAATAACTGGTCACACTCTATTGGGGATTAATACTGCAG CAGATGAGCATCGCTTTTCAGTGGTAGAACATCTGAAGAGTAAAACATCCTGCATCTCTATGATCTGTGTCTCTCtgacaaacacaccacagatcACACTCATG TCTGCTGGCTGCCTCCCCTGCCCTCCAGTTTTAATTGCAACTGCAGTTCTGTTATTGTTACGTGTCTGCAATGGCCACATTCCCTCCTCATCCACTGGCTGTACTGAGGTTTTCAGGAATGTAATCGGCAGTGGCAAAGTTCAGAAATGTGCTCTAGAGGCTTTGGCAACTCTCAACAGCAGCCCAG gaGCAAAGGAAAAGATGAGTGAGGTGTTCACAGTTCTGATCGAATATCTGGACAATCCTCTTTCTGACCCCACT gTAATACACAAGTCCTTCCAGGCCTTAATaaaatggatgtgtgtgtgcaaagacCTCTCATCTATAACAGACCAGCTCAAACAAG ATCTTGTTGCGGTAGTGAAGAAACGTGTATGTGACATGCGCTGGGAGGTGAGAGACTCAACTGTAGAGTTTCTGGGAAAAGTGGCAGATGCCCTGAAATCACCTGAAGAGTGTGACATGCCTGAGGATCTGCTAGGCGGATGCTCCTGTACCACTCCTCTCCTGAAGGAGGCGCTGCAGGATCCAGAGAGTTACGTGAGAGCCAGTGCCATCTCTGCACTGGCACAGACACTTGCACACAGCTGGCAGCAGGGGGCAGTACTCACCCAGGAACAG ACTGAAATAGTGAGCCAGCTGCTTGAAATTCTCTCCCAGGACACAGAGGGATTCGCCAGGAGGGCAGTTATACAATTCTTCATCGCCTGGTTCTTGTCACgatcctctcactctctttcatCAACATCTACCTCCTACTCTCTCCTGATAAACTCTGTGcgctctgtcctctctctcgGCAGCGCTGATCTGGACTGGGAGGTCAAAGTTCACACGCTGGAGCTGGTTGAGCTGCTTCTGGATGAAGCTTTTTCAGGTCACCAGCGTTACAACAAGGACTCAGATTCACATCCTGCCTCACTACACCCCTACGCTGTTGTCTCTGACCAGGCCTACACACTTCATTCACACcctgggacacacacagagggtgTGGAGTCAGACTTGGCCGGTGCATTGAACAGTCTGGTCGAGCTGGGAGTCATCTCAGTGTTGTTGAGTGGCCTGGTTGACTGTGATAGACCTGTGGGTTTAAAGGCCTGTCGACTGCTGATAAAACTGAGAGAGACTGTCTGTCCTCTGTCGCTAGAGGCTCTAGATGCATCTGCTACCATGGCAACAGTAACCAGGGTATCCTGTGAAATTCCTGGACGGGGCTGGGGCCAGGAGATCAAAAAGATACTCGGGATGAAGAAGAGTGACTGGAATAACCAGGTGGTCGTGACTGCTCAGAGAAGTTTCAACGGAGCAGACGGGGTTGAGTCTGAAGGCGATGGcgtgtgtgtcggtgtgtgtgagGTGTTGAGGTCTCTGGGTTTAGATGAGAGGCTGAATGTCCTGACTCAAAGCAGTGACCATGTCCATAACTCCccattttctctgctgcaggacATACTGATTTCAAGTGCCAAAAACACTCATCCAGGCACACAACCAGGACAAGAAGTCATAGTGGACTgttactga